From Plasmodium brasilianum strain Bolivian I chromosome 7, whole genome shotgun sequence, the proteins below share one genomic window:
- a CDS encoding Maf-like protein: protein MSNANLEPQLSNISGKKNLENNSGYSNEEVKLKIPEQSFNDFELGIDEDIIEYLSTRICNKNLQHKILKINNLIDDYIYNYIVNSEEGEEINAHVNNATHADTEDKYVYSNNISNSHVNMDGNKKSGSSSENVDDLNSKKDKSKNCNSSKQQDDFHKIKMMNFLGENNIVYNSKAKQNNVLFLCYDKKNEECNTCDRYRKNYMSNMKPTDNTNPSNECKINGTNEISILNTLNDYFFVLGSTSNSRKYILKKSNLDFLSIRTRINEKKIGCRKRHDPFTLTSNISVAKGIKLLNTIKRNKELKLQIEQISKNKKVILLVGDEVIYCNNKIYEKPKNEMEAYNFLKSYNNNVIYSYSSITLIELKTEKFITGIDESIINIYNMDDDIISKIMMDSSIYYCAGALKIENTHMRKHIKVIKGNIDSIFGLSLNLLSHLVNFL from the coding sequence atgagtaATGCGAACCTCGAACCGCAGTTGAGTAATATATCagggaaaaaaaatcttGAGAACAATTCAGGATATTCAAACGaagaagtaaaattaaaaatacctGAACAGTCATTCAATGACTTTGAATTAGGTATTGATGAAGACATTATTGAGTATTTGTCTACAcgaatatgtaataaaaatctGCAGCATAAAATactgaaaataaataatttaatagacgactatatttataattatatcgTGAACAGTGAAGAAGGCGAAGAGATTAACGCTCATGTAAACAATGCCACTCACGCAGACACAGAGGATAAGTATGTTTATTCAAACAATATTTCAAATAGTCATGTTAATATGGATGGAAATAAGAAAAGTGGCTCCTCTAGCGAAAATGTAGACGATCTAAATTcgaaaaaagataaaagtaaaaattgtaattctTCCAAACAACAAGAtgattttcataaaataaaaatgatgaatttCCTAGGTGAAAACAACATTGTATATAACAGTAAAGCTAAACAAAacaatgtattatttttatgttatgataaaaaaaatgaggagTGCAATACGTGTGACAGATAtaggaaaaattatatgtcaAATATGAAGCCGACTGACAACACTAATCCATCAAATGAATGTAAGATAAATGGAACAAATGAAATTAGCATATTAAACACCCTAAATGACTACTTTTTCGTTCTTGGATCTACTTCTAACTCTAGAAAGTATATCTTAAAGAAAAGTAATTTAGATTTCCTATCAATTCGTACAcgtattaatgaaaaaaaaattggttGTAGGAAAAGACACGACCCTTTTACCTTAACATCAAACATTTCAGTAGCGAAAGGAATAAAGCTATTAAATAcgattaaaagaaataaagagcTGAAGTTACAAATTGAGCAAATtagcaaaaacaaaaaagttatattattaGTCGGGGACGAAGTAATAtactgtaataataaaatatatgagaaaccaaaaaatgaaatggaaGCATATAACTTTCTTAAATCATATAACAATAATGTTATCTATAGTTATAGTAGTATTACATTAATTGAGTTAAAAACGGAAAAGTTTATAACAGGAATTGATGAatctattattaatatatataatatggatGATGACATTATAAGCAAAATAATGATGGATTCttctatttattattgtGCTGGTgctttaaaaattgaaaatactCATATGCGTAAGCATATAAAAGTTATTAAAGGAAATATTGACAGCATTTTTGGTTTGTCCCTTAATCTGCTATCTCATCTTGTGaatttcttataa
- a CDS encoding dynein intermediate light chain yields MKKENRNLSYASSNFLKKNINASKQESLKINAKAREPYKEKGSIKGGKDNIITSRKSSINLIKENNISLSINTKINDNENVMIKNKIEIDKKSTEKNIVNGKIDPVDIRNYRDLNDNKKKQKSQQVSRGKSRDDNKNFKQVDREDVIELNKRKERDHEKRTNEVKHEEIKENKDNNNTNTTNSVCEFAIRVKSAGNASDFPENKKENVKEEEEEGEVMEEAEDMEEAEDMEDAKDMEEAEDMEDAKDMEEAEDMEDAKDMEDAKDMEDAEDTEELVDILPEDNGNYEREFTKGHDINDENSSDYVNFVICERNEQREGTENDKDENEEGGVRKVKRKEEDDDISYEQNEMYKSILKKLNIEKQEELESSHIIILGNKNVGKSCLVKSLQEISFQGDINDEELFYQNDSSVLPLGYACLKIKNLEENRKIKEVKGNSHIWILQHSSYMSSLINNLKKFKNIKKILILICTDLYKPYNIMSDINHWVEILYDLFESLHSSYSLDVINNLKENIQNYIYNYKRDNFERGKRTDLRGDERGREDDLKSSAKNDTQYGTKKGGENVYKNDCKNDCKNDCKNDCKNDCKNDCKNDCKNDCKNDCKNDCKNDCKNDYKNDCKNGYKNGYKNGYKNARNDEVFERDKKSLVKINLSFPIFFIICKSDGYEILNNRTYQGYIDVIVSYLRHLAINYQAAIIFCNTVNKNEPKNIQLLYKYIMHRIYNFPFTENAILDDYEKIFIPSGYDDIDLINQSIANTFVQNFDKPYDSIIVQPISNKSIVEHSQNVVNDNYFNDFLASIWSDTSISEIRGGNDIVSNSAMRISSSAIRNSSNATSNSNNNANGKNDTNISGKSNATASGKGNTNAGDKSNTNGKYTPNCDNNYNTTANPYSSKELKEEKIKKTNLILNERGSTCKENSYQKNGNEEKNDQSLHSFFQNLLAKGRSKSPIAPNIPQLTLDKKKKKRCKHMNG; encoded by the coding sequence atgaAGAAAGAAAACAGAAATTTGTCATATGCATCATcgaactttttaaaaaaaaatattaatgcgAGTAAGCAAGAGAgcttaaaaattaatgcaAAAGCTAGAGAGccttataaagaaaaaggaagcaTAAAAGGAGGAAAGGACAATATAATAACTTCCAGAAAAAGTAGTATAAATctaataaaggaaaataatataagtttATCAATAAATACTAAAATAAATGACAATGAAAAtgttatgataaaaaataaaattgaaattgATAAAAAGAGTACTGAAAAAAATATCGTCAATGGAAAAATTGATCCAGTAGACATAAGAAATTACAGAGACTTAaatgataacaaaaaaaaacaaaagtcACAACAAGTTAGTAGGGGTAAATCGCgtgatgataataaaaattttaaacagGTTGATAGAGAAGATGTTATAGAACTGaacaaaaggaaagaaaGAGACCATGAAAAACGAACAAATGAAGTGAAACATGAAGagataaaagaaaacaaagacaataataatacaaatacaaCAAACAGTGTGTGTGAATTTGCCATAAGGGTAAAGAGTGCAGGAAATGCTTCAGATTTTcctgaaaataaaaaggaaaatgtaaaagaggaagaggaagaaggGGAAGTTATGGAAGAAGCGGAAGATATGGAAGAAGCGGAAGATATGGAAGATGCTAAAGATATGGAAGAAGCGGAAGATATGGAAGATGCTAAAGATATGGAAGAAGCGGAAGATATGGAAGATGCGAAAGATATGGAAGACGCGAAAGATATGGAAGATGCGGAAGACACAGAAGAACTAGTTGATATTCTGCCTGAAGATAATGGCAATTACGAAAGAGAATTCACAAAAGGACATGACATAAATGACGAAAATAGTAGTGACTATGTAAATTTTGTAATCTGTGAAAGGAATGAACAGAGAGAAGGTACAGAAAATGATAAGGATGAAAACGAAGAGGGGGGAGTTAGAAAAGTAAAACGTAAAGAAGAAGATGATGATATAtcatatgaacaaaatgaaatgtataaaagtatattaaaaaaattaaatatagaaaaacaGGAAGAATTAGAAAGCAGTCACATTATTATACTtggtaataaaaatgttggGAAATCTTGTCTAGTAAAATCATTACAAGAAATATCTTTTCAAGGGGATATAAATGATGAAGAATTGTTTTATCAAAATGATAGTAGCGTGTTGCCATTAGGTTATGCTTgtttaaagataaaaaatttagaagaaaatagaaaaataaaagaagtgAAAGGAAATAGTCATATATGGATATTGCAACATTCATCTTATATGAGTTCtctaattaataatttaaaaaaatttaaaaatataaaaaaaatacttattttaatatgtactGACTTATATAAACCGTATAATATAATGTCTGACATAAATCACTGGGTGGAAATTCTCTATGACTTATTTGAATCCCTACATTCTAGTTACAGTTTGGATGTAATTAATAATCTTAAAGAAAACattcaaaattatatatataattacaagaGGGATAATTTTGAAAGAGGAAAGCGGACTGATCTACGTGGAGATGAAAGGGGTAGAGAAGATGACCTTAAAAGTAGTGCCAAAAATGACACACAATATGGTACCAAAAAGGGAGGCGAAAATGTCTATAAAAATGACTGCAAAAATGACTGCAAAAATGACTGCAAAAATGACTGCAAAAATGACTGCAAAAATGACTGCAAAAATGACTGCAAAAATGACTGCAAAAATGACTGCAAAAATGACTGCAAAAATGACTGCAAAAATGACTACAAAAATGACTGCAAAAATGGCTACAAAAATGGCTACAAAAATGGCTACAAAAATGCACGTAATGATGAGGTATTCGAACGAGATAAAAAAAGCTTAGTCAAAATCAACTTGTCCTTtcccatattttttattatatgtaaatcgGATGGATACGAAATTTTAAACAACAGAACATACCAGGGCTATATTGACGTTATAGTTTCCTACTTACGTCATCTAGCCATAAACTACCAAGCagctattatattttgtaatactgtaaataaaaatgaaccGAAAAATATACAGctattatataagtatataatgCATCGGATTTATAATTTCCCTTTTACTGAAAATGCTATTTTAGATGactatgaaaaaatatttataccaTCTGGTTATGATGATATAGATTTAATAAATCAGTCCATCGCAAATACATTTGTTCAGAATTTTGATAAACCGTATGACTCAATTATTGTTCAACCTATTTCAAATAAAAGTATAGTTGAACATAGTCAAAATGTTGTAAATGACAACTATTTTAACGACTTCTTAGCTAGTATATGGTCCGACACAAGTATTAGCGAGATTAGAGGCGGTAACGACATTGTCAGTAATAGTGCTATGCGAATCAGTAGTTCGGCTATAAGAAACAGTAGTAATGCTactagtaatagtaataataatgctaACGGTAAAAATGATACTAATATCAGTGGTAAAAGTAATGCAACTGCCAGCGGTAAAGGTAATACCAATGCTGGAGATAAAAGTAACACTAATGGAAAATATACCCCCAACtgtgataataattataatactaCTGCCAATCCGTACAGCAGTAAAGAattaaaagaggaaaaaataaagaaaacgAATCTCATTTTGAACGAACGCGGTAGTACATGCAAAGAAAATAGCTATCAGAAAAATGGAAAcgaggaaaaaaatgatcaATCTTTGCATAGTTTTTTTCAAAACCTTTTGGCTAAAGGAAGGTCAAAGTCGCCTATTGCTCCAAATATTCCGCAATTAACCttagacaaaaaaaaaaaaaaaagatgtaaACATATGAATGGTTAG
- a CDS encoding arginase produces the protein MFESIKNYIKNFKEEGNVYVRKSVSIIGSPLSAGQSLGGVNLACDDLRKLGLHKIIQVLGWNYEDLGNVEETSEINEKRKKKHSSIEIEENNSNSNCNSKSKGNNNSNTNGIAGANGYMDHENCNGKENNKLENHSSDDIYKKVNGGGECLTQKQEEKNYYNNIKNIEIIGKFSEKLYRVMSNEIKKKNFVLNIGGDHSVAFSSILSSLQFYKDLKVIWVDAHGDINIPETTPSGNYHGMILAHTVGLFKKKVPYFEWSENLTYLKPENVAIIGIRDIDIYEKIILKKCNINYYTIMDIEKYGIYNTICTALNKIDPYENSPIHISLDIDSVDSAFAPGTGTIAKGGLNYREINLLMKVLADTKRVVSMDLVEYNPSLDEEDKQVHGDSLPISENATKTGKLCLELIARVLGNNIV, from the coding sequence ATGTTTGAgtctattaaaaattatataaaaaacttCAAAGAAGAAGGAAATGTTTACGTAAGAAAGAGCGTTTCCATTATTGGCTCTCCACTATCAGCTGGGCAGTCTTTGGGAGGGGTTAATTTAGCTTGTGATGATTTGAGGAAATTGGGTTTACACAAGATCATCCAGGTTTTAGGGTGGAATTATGAAGATCTAGGAAATGTAGAGGAAACTAgtgaaataaatgaaaaaagaaaaaaaaaacattcaaGTATAGAAATTGAAGagaataatagtaacagcaACTGTAATAGTAAAAGTAaaggtaataataacagtaacacTAATGGGATAGCTGGAGCCAATGGATATATGGACCATGAAAATTGTAACggtaaagaaaataataaattagaaaacCACAGTTCAGATGACATTTATAAGAAGGTTAATGGAGGAGGCGAGTGTTTAACACAAAAGCAGgaagagaaaaattattataataatataaaaaatattgaaataattGGAAAGTTTAGTGAGAAATTATATCGTGTTATGagtaatgaaataaaaaaaaaaaattttgtgttAAATATTGGAGGTGATCATAGTGTTGCCTTTTCTAGTATTTTAAGCTcattacaattttataaagaCTTAAAAGTTATATGGGTAGATGCTCATGGTGACATTAACATTCCAGAAACAACTCCATCAGGAAATTATCATGGTATGATACTAGCTCATACAGTAggtctttttaaaaaaaaagtaccaTATTTTGAATGGTCCGAAAATTTAACTTATTTAAAACCAGAAAATGTTGCTATTATAGGAATAAGagatattgatatatatgaaaaaattattttaaaaaaatgtaatattaattaCTATACTATTATggatattgaaaaatatggaatatataatactatatGTACTGCTCTTAACAAAATAGATCCATATGAAAACTCCCCTATACATATATCTCTAGACATAGACAGTGTTGATAGTGCTTTTGCTCCAGGAACAGGTACAATAGCAAAGGGGGGGTTAAATTATagagaaataaatttattaatgaagGTTTTAGCAGATACAAAACGTGTTGTTTCAATGGACTTGGTGGAATATAACCCTTCCCTAGATGAAGAAGACAAACAAGTACATGGTGACTCGTTACCTATTTCTGAAAATGCGACAAAAACGGGAAAACTTTGCCTTGAACTTATTGCCAGAGTTTTGGGCaataatatagtataa
- a CDS encoding zinc finger protein — MNNKKNFSKYMDKKIYVNVPKERMNEEFRNVRKEENLSNVVNTSERRILFYKTKICPWYIKGKCERRKTCLYAHAQNELRELPNLCKTSLCPKLKINESCNDKKCKYAHTNIELRATENLYKTALCESFIKGKCFSGQFCRYAHGQNELRENPMEITDKNIIIGTSKMKNEKLDYEKKKSVNSSCSSINNFDNSRRNETYCFLPKKKEMHFNKNNNNALTDIDGICDITETIDSQVQNDSTTDISYDYNRKGGDYILRNGSSNSNSNKTAATITAATTAPASSATNTAVTIAATIATAASTNTASTSSAVAATTSNSSLISNSHNVNNINNSRMMSKRSDIFDYHKKGQRNQKYNIKGCANIVNRIPTCDNNSSSIDHNNHITVSSHVGNFFKQEDISKFNDEQFLSDNLNVLGFLEDHTTNNNSIEKFVKGNNNSMTMAVNDVLMNSTSSFPNNTIICGSTSSSSSSSSYMKYSRNENNNRSNNNNSNSNRSGGVINSSNSSSSLANFNISSLLGTNVDMHSNSNITPEENYYSFNVNNMEKINYEDFFFSGTTNNDDVVNNDNSDNIINNNDDVTYRSQLLLCKYMSIKDLKNNGERYESMSSDISRNVNGTNNMVNDCVQGSMNNKLRRDSENSDSLASWENFSLLGKTKTFNPGKDYFKIFNYGMCNNYDKKLFENCNVHKSKMDKVDKSLFIL, encoded by the coding sequence atgaataataagaagaatttttccaaatatatggataaaaagatatatgtaaatgtaccTAAAGAAAGGATGAACGAAGAATTTCGAAATGTTaggaaagaagaaaatttaaGCAATGTTGTAAATACAAGTGAAAGGAGGATTTTGTTCTATAAAACGAAAATATGTCCATGGTATATTAAAGGAAAATGTGAAAGAAGGAAAACTTGTTTGTATGCACATGCACAAAATGAATTAAGAGAGTTGccaaatttatgtaaaaccAGTTTATGTCCCaaactaaaaattaatgaatccTGTAATGATAAGAAATGTAAATATGCACACACGAATATCGAATTAAGAGCCACAGAAAATTTGTATAAGACAGCATTGTGTGAAAGTTTTATTAAGGGTAAATGTTTTTCAGGACAATTTTGTAGGTATGCACATGGCCAGAATGAATTAAGAGAAAACCCTATGGAAATAACAgataagaatattattattggaacaagtaaaatgaaaaatgaaaaattggattatgaaaaaaagaaaagtgtAAACAGCAGTTGCAGTAGCATTAACAATTTTGACAACAGTAGGAGGAATGAAACTTATTGCTTTTTAccaaaaaagaaggaaatgcatttcaacaaaaataataataatgcacTGACAGATATTGATGGCATATGTGATATAACAGAAACCATTGATTCACAAGTACAGAATGATAGCACAACGGACATTTCGTATGATTATAACCGAAAGGGAGGAGATTATATTTTAAGGAATGGTAgtagcaatagtaatagtaacaaaaCTGCTGCTACTATTACGGCTGCTACTACTGCGCCTGCTTCTTCGGCTACTAATACTGCTGTTACCATTGCTGCTACCATTGCAACTGCTGCGTCTACTAATACCGCCTCTACTTCCTCCGCTGTTGCTGCAACCACAAGCAACAGTAGTCTAATTAGTAACAGTCATAATGTCAATAACATTAATAACAGTAGAATGATGAGTAAGAGGAGTGATATTTTtgattatcataaaaaaggGCAAAGgaatcaaaaatataatattaaaggGTGTGCAAATATTGTGAATAGAATCCCCACCTGTGATAATAACAGTAGTAGTATTGATCATAACAACCATATCACAGTTTCTTCACATgtaggaaatttttttaaacaagaGGACATATCAAAGTTTAATGATGAACAATTCTTGAGCGACAATCTAAATGTTTTAGGTTTTTTAGAAGATCATACGactaataataacagtattgaaaaatttgtaaaaggaaataataattctatgACCATGGCAGTAAATGATGTTTTAATGAACTCCACTAGTAGTTTTCctaataatacaataatatgTGGAAGTACAAGTagcagcagtagtagtagttcatatatgaaatattcgagaaatgaaaataataatagaagtaataataataacagtaatagtaataggaGTGGTGGTGTAATAAATAGCAGCAATTCATCATCGTCCCTGgcaaattttaatatttcttctttacTTGGTACAAATGTGGATATGCATTCAAATAGTAATATAACTCcagaagaaaattattacagTTTCAATGTAAacaatatggaaaaaattaattatgaagatttttttttcagtggTACCACGAACAATGATGATGTTGTTAACAATGATAACAgtgataatattataaataataatgatgatgttACCTATAGGTCTCAACTgcttttatgtaaatatatgtcaATTAAAGATTTAAAGAACAACGGAGAAAGATATGAAAGTATGTCTTCAGATATTAGCAGAAATGTAAATGGTACTAATAATATGGTAAACGATTGTGTGCAAGGAagtatgaataataaattgaGGAGGGATAGTGAAAATTCGGACAGTTTAGCTAGCTGGGaaaatttttctcttttaggAAAAACCAAAACATTTAACCCGGGAAAAgattatttcaaaatttttaattacgGAATGTGCAATAATTATGATAAGAAATTGTTTGAGAATTGCAATGTCCATAAAAGCAAAATGGATAAAGTTGACAAATCTTTGTTTATTCTTTAA
- a CDS encoding leucine-rich repeat protein yields MTCSNVQGKGAESLEEKEGNEDAENKVEEDESMNVLNDRRVFTYIERTNEFDENYINIILNFKKLNIKSEQIFDDIVSANKISIIDDIKKAQKELERISRGKSNYHLYKKELTTQNNIENLKYDNSKHLSVIWELDLSFNYFTEISIDDILSILFKNDIIKEKGILHLNNLRALNLRKNYLNKVPYVCKYTLTQLRILCLSHNELGGLGNICQGNIAKEEGAEGEGVQENEAEVENMPVDEGILNENFPNLEHVYFQNNKIESFIFLKCLLNKHKKITHINISFNKISSFKSFPYLKNLKYFDLSFNTELLLYNDNEEDERRKREEITMEMEQQNIFNNKYFSLPLNYDKQDFLIYNFLMLLKHSFPNLQKINIKHTPTYSLIKHKINRENKNEFIYYPF; encoded by the coding sequence ATGACATGTTCAAATGTTCAAGGAAAAGGGGCAGAAAGCTTGGAGGAGAAAGAAGGAAATGAAGATGCAGAAAACAAAGTAGAAGAGGATGAATCCATGAATGTTCTTAATGATAGAAGAGTTTTCACTTATATAGAACGAACGAACGAGTTTGATGAAAActacattaatataatattaaattttaaaaagctCAATATAAAGAGTGAACAAATTTTTGATGATATAGTAAGtgcaaataaaattagtatCATAGATGACATAAAAAAAGCTCAAAAGGAGTTGGAAAGGATAAGTAGAGGAAAGTcaaattatcatttatataaaaaagagctGACGActcaaaataatattgaaaatttaaaatatgataattcAAAACATTTAAGTGTCATTTGGGAATTGgatttatcatttaattattttactgAAATTTCGATTGATGACATTTTATccattctttttaaaaacgaTATAATTAAGGAAAAAGGTATTctacatttaaataatttaagggCATTAAATTTGAGGAAAAATTACCTGAACAAGGTACCTTATGTGTGTAAATACACGTTAACGCAATTGCGCATTTTATGCTTGTCGCATAATGAACTAGGAGGACTGGGGAATATATGTCAAGGGAATATTGCTAAAGAAGAAGGCGCAGAAGGGGAAGGAGTACAGGAGAACGAAGCAGAGGTGGAAAATATGCCGGTTGATGAAGGTAtactaaatgaaaattttccaAATTTAGAGCAtgtttattttcaaaataataaaattgaatcatttatttttttaaaatgcttgttaaataagcataaaaaaattacacacataaatattagcttcaataaaataagctcatttaaatcttttccatatttaaaaaatttaaaatattttgactTGTCATTTAATACAGAACTGTTATTATATAACGATAATGAGGAAGATGAAAGgagaaaaagagaagaaataACCATGGAAATGGAACAGcaaaacatttttaacaacaaatatttttccttgcccttaaattatgataagcaagattttttaatttataattttttaatgttactCAAACATTCTTTTccaaatttacaaaaaattaatataaaacacaCGCCAACGTATAGCTTAATCaagcataaaataaatagagaaaataaaaatgagttCATTTACTACCCCTTCtga
- a CDS encoding hypothetical protein (conserved Plasmodium protein) — MNNNEIKIIEKEYENFYDKFSYINENTFCLNIVINDETEERSRSLRENKILKLIIKFHCGYFEVLNNELKKDDNKTFDNIEQIFNTFCPLSFKKFITQRFNIKRRQKFIQTNRIIKQEEVILIRSSKIGHKIGHKKGHKIGHKIGHKIGHEIGHKIGHEIGHKIGSKIGHKIGRLISSQISSQISSQISSQISSQISSDIRSDIRSDIDAGMRIEIFTSVRSKICREGT; from the exons atgaataataatgaaataaaaattatcgaAAAAGAGTacgaaaatttttatgataaattctcctatataaatgaaaatacattttGCTTAAATATAGTTATAAATGATGAAACCGAAGAAAGATCAAGAAGtttaagagaaaataaaattttaaaacttattattaaatttcattGTGGTTATTTTGAGGTACTGAacaatgaattaaaaaaagacgATAACAAAACTTTTGATAACATTGAACAgatttttaatacattttgtcccttatcatttaaaaaatttattactcAAAGA TTTAATATAAAGAGAAGACAGAAATTTATTCAGACAAATAGGATAATAAAACAGGAAGAAGTTATATTGATTAGAA GCAGTAAAATAGGCCATAAAATAGGACATAAAAAAGGCCATAAAATAGGCCATAAAATAGGCCATAAAATAGGCCATGAAATAGGCCATAAAATAGGCCATGAAATAGGACATAAAATAGGCAGTAAAATAGGACATAAAATAGGCCGTTTAATAAGCAGTCAAATAAGCAGTCAAATAAGCAGTCAAATAAGCAGTCAAATAAGCAGTCAAATAAGCAGTGACATAAGAAGTGACATAAGAAGTGACATAGATGCCGGAATGCGTATCGAAATATTTACCAGTGTGCGTAGCAAAATATGCAGAGAAGGAACATAA
- a CDS encoding tubulin-specific chaperone, with protein MSDFIKVDLTHNLYRNKKWKEIKLNKFEKIENIKRKIYTHTGTPHDNMNLYAYDELNIENTQVFLNNDQLCLNDYNVRDNYTIYIQEMNNSSANDIIYNIDDAEKLEKLKHLKYEINEENYNKRQDTFRTFLKKLKDTKKGNITKKEHTDVLNTNVLNTNVLNTNVLNTNVLNTNVLNTDVLNTNALNTNAQGTYNNTYDKEVYKVDTRCRIKMGDRRGVLKYIGNLKNNNELYVGIDLDEPLGNSDGMYKNQFLFECKGDKYGYIGHINSIEMGNFPPFDIMNLEEF; from the coding sequence ATGAGCGACTTTATAAAGGTTGATTTAACACACAATTTGTATAGGAACAAAAAATGGAAGGAAATAAAACttaataaatttgaaaaaatagaaaatataaaaaggaaaatatatacacatacaggTACCCCTCATGATAATATGAACTTGTATGCATATGACGAattaaatattgaaaatacaCAAgtgtttttaaataatgaccAATTATGTCTAAATGATTATAATGTTCGAGATAACTATACCATTTATATACAAGAGATGAATAACTCTTCTGctaatgatattatatataatatagatgATGCggaaaaattagaaaagtTAAAGCACttgaaatatgaaataaatgaagaaaattataataaaagacAAGATACCTTCAGAACGTTCCTAAAAAAGTTGAAGGACacaaaaaagggaaatataACCAAAAAAGAACATACGGATGTACTAAATACGAATGTACTAAATACGAATGTACTAAATACGAATGTACTAAATACGAATGTACTAAATACGAATGTACTAAATACGGATGTACTAAATACGAATGCACTAAATACGAATGCACAAGGTACTTATAACAATACTTATGATAAAGAAGTATATAAAGTCGATACACGGTGTAGAATTAAAATGGGAGATCGAAGGGGGgtactaaaatatattggaaatttaaaaaataataatgaattatatgTTGGAATTGATTTAGATGAACCCTTAGGTAACTCAGACGGCATGTATAAGAACCAATTCTTATTTGAATGTAAAGGAGATAAATATGGTTATATAGGGCATATCAACTCAATTGAAATGGGTAACTTTCCTCCATTCGACATTATGAACTTGGAGGAGTTCTGA
- a CDS encoding hypothetical protein (conserved Plasmodium protein) yields the protein MSDENEQKKNILVQEMKDYKNSEKKFPELLRSCVMENVSDKQDAERFLKLFDDAYLKIMNLDELELLCSFILKKRNINVK from the exons atgagtgatgaaaatgaacaaaagaaaaacatactTGTTCAAGAAATGAAAGATTATAAGAATAGTGAAAAGAAATTTCCTGAACTTTTAAGAAGTTGTGTAATGGAAAATGTTTCAGACAAGCAGGACGCGGAAAG aTTCTTAAAACTGTTTGACGATGCATACCTGAAAATTATGAATCTTGATGAACTAGAACTGTTATGTTCTTTCATcttaaaaaagagaaatattaACGTTAAGTGA